A stretch of DNA from Ricinus communis isolate WT05 ecotype wild-type chromosome 4, ASM1957865v1, whole genome shotgun sequence:
GAGAGCAttcaaattattcttttttttttttttttttaattttcagctTGTCTTGCATGGCTTGGCCATACCATACATTCAATTTTGTGAAAACTTTTTCTGCTCAGAATGCAGATGTGATCCTAGTGACTGTTCTGCTTAATCGGTCACAGAAGTCCCCACTGTCTGTGGCACCCATTGCGGAATATTTTCCAGGTATGATTTTAATCTCAAACATAGGTCTGATTAGTATTTCATATAGGTTCAGTGCATTTGGGACATAATTTGTTTATAGTCACAGTTTCTCAGTAGACATCTATCTGAATCCTTTGGAAATTTCACTCTTTGATTTCAGCTTTGGGAGATGCCAGATTTCTAGTCGTGCATTTTGAGCTAGATGTGCTGTGTTATGCAGACAAGGATCTTTCACTGATATATGCTGTTTCAAAGTTGATAATCCCAGGGTTAGTTGACCAATTACATTCAATGAAGAAAGCAATCTTGCCTAATCTCTTAGCAGAACATCCACAGGTAAGAAAAACTTTCTTATTGTCTTACTGTCTTACTATGGCTAGGTCTCTAACCCATAACTTCAAGGTGCaaatataactattaaaaatgttaattattcttttttccatttttgacTCCATCCTCCATGTTTTTGCTTCATGTTCCTACATGGTCAAGGTCACACTTTTGCATTCTGAAATCATTAAACTCGATGGTTCACACTCGAAGATTTTTCTAGACCATTACCCAAGCAACTTCCATACATCACTTGTTTATGCCTAATCCTTATAATATTGTTCTACTTTATGTACATGTTATCCCAATGGATTCACCATATCCTTTTGTCTTCCAGTATGCACACACTAATGTAGTTTGGctactaaaattaaaagagataagTTACACCAAGTCGAGCAACATATCCATAGAATTTCATAACTACCCTAGGGAAGTTATTGAGATAGAATCAATTTTAGCTTTTACTTTCTTTGGTTTCAGAACCTTGCAGCAAGTCCTGGATTCTTATTTAACCCCTCCCTCCTTAGAGAATTATTTTCAGGTGCAGCCAGATTGTGTAGTTTATGCAGTAGTTTTTGGAGCCTTGATTCTTGATAGAACAGAATTAAGGATTCTTAAACTTAAAATTCAAAAGGTGATTCTTCTAAATAGGGGTGAATTCTTGAATCTTTATTGAGAGGATACCAGATATAGCATGAccataaaataagaaaaaaaagtgatAGTTGTGTGCTTTTGCCACCACATAATCTTATCTACACATCTTTGCAACAATTGCTTCCCAATTCTACAGATCCAGATTGACATAATCTCTTCTATTATGTACAAGGGTTTTGTACATCCCATTGTTACTATGCTAGTACTTTTGCCAGAGTTATAtgtattcatctttatttctCTACAAATAagtattaattctattttctttgcagctACATTCATACCATTTTAATCCTCCTGGGCTTTTGCATCCAATAACTGTTGTCTATGAACTCAATTATGGGGAGACCGAACTGAAACAAGGTGAGTGCTAAGTGGTATGAATactagaaattttttttctgtgCCCGACATGCAATTATGTACATGTTATGGATGCGAAAACTATAATATCTTAGCCTTGTAAGGAACAATCATGTTTCATCCTTGAAGGCCGCGAGCCATGATACGTCAACTAGCATAGATTCTTTTATTCTCAACTCTTTCTAAGTAGCATACCAGAAATATGAACCgccaaaataattgaaattccTTTTTGACCTCTtgattaatatgttaaaagaaacaaacctATCGCCAGGTGGCAATCAGTAAAAAGCCTCCATTGCATATGTTGGACGCCAGTATTTATGGGCGttttttatgagaaaaatGGGAACGTGTTTGATAGATGAAAATCTTTAGAGAGGAATGGTATGCATACTGTAGTTTGGTCTCTTCTTAATTTATTGGTAATTATCATGTGTGAGATACTGAGATTCTTAATCTAGTATTAATTCTCTAGAACTTATTTTCTGCAGTTGAGGTCAGAAGGTCCTTACACTTGAGGCTGGGGCTCCCTTTTGATCGTCCTCTTCTAAGAGTTGCTAATGCACTGGATTTCTCTACTGCAAAGGATAGTTCAGGAGGAAATTCAAGACGAAAAGGTAAATATTCACTTTGTAACAGGAAACGATCTGCTTAGATAGTTGAGGGAGAAATTCTAGCTGATAATTTGTGTTATCTTTTGGACTAACTTCGCACACTTTTGTGGTGAATGTCAGGCTTGTCTTTGCTTAAAGATGTGCATCTTGGGATCCCAAGTAGTGGGGGTTAGTGGCTgctgtttgtttgtttatcTATTTTCCCCGAGTCATGCAATTTCTTAGTACCATTCTTTCTAAAACATGATCTTACTGCAGTTTCCGGAGGGATTGTTGCTCTAGTTCAAGGTTCTTATGACTACCATCACTATCTCCAAGATGGCTTTGATGACTCGGTAATGAAACTTTACTTATGATcaagaattattttaacagTTGGACAAATAATTGGTAAATTGATAGTTTCTCATCAATCTTCTGATCATAAGCTGATATTCTCCTATCATATCAGCTTTTTATGGAACACAATTATGTTAGGTATGGAGGTCGACTTATTGCAACTGAAATTAATTTGATCATTAATCTTATTTAACTTTTGCTGTCCTTGTCAATTTGTCCTCTATGCATGTCTTGTTAGGGCTGGGGTTGTGCTTACCGCTCTCTGCAAACTATCATTTCATGGTTCAGACTTCAGCACTATACTTCCATTGAAGTTCCTTCTCATAGGTATGAAAAGGTCAATCATTGGGAATGTGACAGTTTCTAAGATTATTATTTGCTATGATTGAATTCGTTTTCGCCAtcaatatctttttcttaacCTAGCACAATCTGCAGGGAAATACAGCAATCTCTAGTGGAGATAGGGGATAAAGATCCTTCATTTATTGGGTCTCGTGATTGGATTGGTGCTATAGAGTTGAGCTTTGTTTTGGATAAACTTCTGGGTGTAAGTGTGCCATTTGGTTCTGTTAGCATCCTTCACGGCGAATATGAAGAATTTCTGGTGCACATTGCTTATGCAGAAATAAATATGCgtagaaaaaaaattctcaaaattttGTGAATGGACTTGACAGGTAACTAGCAAGATCATAAATGTGAGATCAGGAGCTGAGCTTCTTGAAAAATGTAGAGAGCTGGCATTGCATTTTGAGACTCAAGGAACACCCATTATGATCGGttagtaatataaaatttctttctccATATACTGGCATTAAATAATGCTGCTCTCTTAGATGAATTGACTGAAGATTGCAGCATATCGCATTGTGGTGTCCTGGTTGTTAAACCTTAGGAGTCTTTTGAGCTTTACCACAGCATGCCTCagattttatatgatattctAATGAGAAGCAGAAGGAGAAATAAGAAAGAGAATGACCATAAAAATGATTCTCTTGCATTTCCTTAAACAGGTGGTGGTGTTCTTGCGTACACTCTTTTGGGAGTTCATTACAACGAAGTCAGTGGAGATTGTGCATTTCTGATACTAGATCCTCATTATACTGGTAATGATGAGcacaagaaaattataaatggcGGATGGTGTGGATGGAAAAAAGCTGTTGACAGCAAAGGAAAGAGTTTCTTCTTGCATGACAAGTTCTATAATCTTCTGCTGCCACAGAGGCCCAACATGGTTTAGAGGTGACTATACTACCAAACTGATATATAAACCGAACCTTCATACTAATTGCATGTCAAAAGGAGAAAGTTAGACTAGGGCCATCGGCATCGGACAATATCTTCTTTAAAATAGTTCCTTAAAATGGAGTTGAGATTTCTGTGTGAATGCAGTGAAGTGCTTAAGAGTGTTTGCTCATTGGTGCATTTGTTTGGGTTTATACCGGCTCGTACTTTATTTTTGGCAGGTGATCTTGGAGAAGTCGGCTTATTGGCTGTTAATTTGAGTGGGAATCAGAGTTATCTTCattcatataaaaaagttTGTACATGTTCATCTaagatttcaaaagaaaaatttaagatataCAAAAGTAGAAAACATTCTTGAATAATGATGAAAATCTCAATTGAATGTCCCCAGCTGTGCTCACTTATTTTCTTGAGACGCCTTTTACTCGGCGACTATTGTTTGATCCAAAATGATTCCGTATCGACTCTCCCCTCTTCCAAGGTAACGAAGCTTCCAAAAAATACCCAATACTGTTGGACCATCGCGGTCTGGATACTTAGACCCTGTGATTTGGCTGCGCGCCATCGGCACCGAGATAGAAATAAATTGTGTGTGTTgttcttttcctttgttttttttttttttttttttttttttttttttttgagaagggagatagaaaataattgttatagggtacattattaattttttaaatttgttcatattatcttgtttgatatataatgacttcaaaaatatttgtttgaaACAATCATTCAATTATCGAAATGAGGGGTTTCATACAAATTCATATCCTGCTTgagtttttagaatttttctttttgagcaAATTTACAAAATCATGCTTCTTGTCTCCTTTTTTAACCAAATGGCGAATCTTAATAGAATTCATGAATTCATTGGACTACCAAATTCTCATTTCAAACGAGACCTAAGGTTTTAACTTAAAAAGTTTGTCCGTGCTCTCTTGTTTAATATGTTGATCAAATCATCGGATATTAAGAGCATTCGtggaataaataaaaagttgcAACAactctcatttatttttatttttcttttgaatcaTAATCCTCGTCTCTTAAAATGagagattttataaaaatttaatttttatgagaGTAATTAGAATTTCTCGGATAAATTGCTCAGCTGGTACCAAAACTTGGGActgtatatcaatttaatactaaaattttaatttgaattaaaatggtactaaaagtataagaaagcatatcaatttagttcaAATGTCCAATTTCCCACAACGGATAGTGACGTGGCAAACTGAGGAGACAAAGTTAATTGACGTGGCACATGCTGAGGGGATGAAAAAACCAGAATATACCTTCTTAGCTTGCCACGTCACCATTTGTTGTCGGAAATTGGatatttggactaaattgatatacttttctatacttttagtactaatttgattcaaattaaagtcttgatatcaaattgatatacaGTCTCAAAATTTGGTATCAGCTAGGCAATTTACCCgaatttctcattttgaatAGCTGAGcaactttataaaatttatagattttatggCAGTTTTCTCAAGTAAACAATGAATTTTgacaaaaatcataaattttgcaaatttcttttaaaataactattgCCTAAGATATAACTAAAATCcatagatttaaaataaaattccacCTAACTGGTGAAAAATCCAAAACTCACTGTCAATTAACTACTGCCCCACTCACTCCTCTTAAATGCCCTTGAACTTTTATTTAGGCCAACTTTTCATTTCCTTGATGAAACTAAAATAATGGGTTTTAgaccaatttctttctttttaattttaaactcAAAACAAACACATATACAAACTGtttattgaaagaaagatCTCTGAAATGAAGTTAGACAGGTGAGAGATAATGCAAATGAATACCGTCATAgtgaaaaatcataaataaaactattattgAACGTGCATCACTTTAATTATAagcttatataatttttataaattatcatgtgtgatttttcttatttgtcaCTATATATATGTACTCATAATTAATTTGCTATTCTCTAGCATATAGAATAGAATCACATTTGTAtggtattatttttcatttcacATGGCTAGACCGGAGATTGCTCACTTTCTAAAGGTATGCAATTCTATGTAATTCTAACTACTCATTTTGGGAAATGCTTCGGTTATCGAATTTGTTGTGTTTCCCTTTCATTTTAAAAcaacttttattttgacatcGATAGAAGCTTGTATGGTGTAAAGGTGATGGAATTTGAAGAAAGAGTGGAGAGATTTGGATAAGCCTCTGCTGTCGAATGCCTGTCATTGTGGTTTGTGGTCTGTTCTCATTCTCTAGCAAGAAGCCAATGATAATGACATTCTTTTCGGAATTCTTTTGGTTTTTAATTGTGCATATATTTATGATGTAACCAAATATATGCTATGGAGAAGAATTTTAGACAGTAATATTACACCTAATATAAAAACGTTTGTTTTTTAGAATGAAAAATTTTCGATTTAAATCATATCATTTGCATTAGgtgaatttttattcttacaccGAGCGTTAAAAATAGCTATCCGTACTGTATATTCATGGCATGTTGACTCTCTTTTCTTAAGAAATctactaatttcttttattttttgaaactcAACATATCTCTTCTTtgatatcaaaagaaaataataatattatatcacATATAATTTccttatcaattatttataaattcttttagcatgtagttttcatataaaaaGCATAATGTTCCATGAAGGATGCATCTTTTACATCACATATTATCATTATGTTATTCCTAGCCGGCATGTGGcgtattgttattattattacttttttgatgaaatgtatttttaaacttttaaattttttagttttgttttactgagttttctaatttttatttgttttatagagttcttgtatttttatttttgataatcTAATAGTCcttaattaaagtaaaaataaaaatataagagtttaataaaataaataattttttttataaaatatgttaaaaaattattaaaaaataaaaaataaaaaatataagaatttgataaaataaaatagaaattaaaggACATACGAAGAGTGAAACTGAAAAATTTAAGAGTTTTTGTGCATGGCATCCAAGTATTGGGATTTACAGGTATCAAATTgctatttaaagaaaatttggCATAAGATACtattttagattatattttatttactactTTTGTAATTGCCATTGCAAAATACGAATACATTGAATgcaaaactaatttattagaaaataaattatcttagATTTGATATATACTCTTATTTTAAAGGAGTGCATAAATAAGTTGGTGTTgtcttcttaaaaaataatcaaaatatttgaaaagaaaaaagaattaacgaaatattaaaatagatgttttagataattttttatatttaattttataatttttttattaatttattaattaataaattacatttataattaaatactaactctaatttttaaaaaatatatttattatatttactattgtgttaattaataaataatatttttaattttattaaaaataaataatttttactcaaataatactaattctatcataaaaatattgatattaagtatattttaatattatattaactaataaatactttttaatcagataataatattaattttatttttaaaatagaattctaattctaaaaataatttttaaataatatttaataataaattaatttttaaatgtataataaaattttaattctataaatagtaatatcaattatagtattaaattatatgatgctaagaataattaattcgctattatttttttattataaattaaacgttaaattatatttattaatttaattttataattaaataataatattatttaagaaatttttatttttatttattttaattttaattttctttatttttgtttaaggTTATACGGACTCGAACCATAGACCTTCTCGGTAAAACAGATCAAACTGATTATATATagctttttatattataaccttttctttattacacCCTTTTTATTGTTCTATTCatactatatttatattttttttaattattaaattttaaattgaatgtaATTCATTCTTTAGGAGTATTGGTCGACCagttaaagaaaaaccattggttgagtttaatttagtttggatagttcatttttgttttctttctcacCACTTTGAAACTGTTGCCCCCACCCAAATAGACGCCTCCACCATTATTACCTTAAAATTGGTCCCACTGTCTCCACCGTCAGTGGCGGTGGTGACGGTGGAGACATTCTCATtacaaatttcataatttaatacttaattgagttttatcttttaacttcaatattttcatcttaatttaCTCTAATTTGACCCGACGattatatgaaaagaaaattaaaataaaagttcaaattcgattaaattttatttcagttcaatctaattaataaaattattaaaacttattcaAGTATgtgaattgaattattaaattaatcaactAGTATGATCTCCCACTTTACTTGAAGgcaatctctaatattttttacgCTATGTGACTGGATCTCGGATTTATCTCGGTATGCATTCCAAATAGCTAGCCATTCAACGACCGCCGCCGCTAACGCCAACCGCCGCTACCACCGATCCAATATGTGTAGAGAAATGAACAGGGATACTTTAGTAATCAAATTCATTGTATAAAAACCCTAAACCGGTTAAGGGACGAGCAATAG
This window harbors:
- the LOC8266388 gene encoding probable Ufm1-specific protease → MAAENTSIRVLCPKLLITRKEAGLQWLIGSPFFPPFTIVSTFRCIHTFENSLSPNYNKESEEIRALLLNGFHVIGALIITGSSDGEKLAAEAINAGFEFSKILYDDRELGKKRVIGAVADLDSGDTKFFVSRSGNLTSIESIASVIYEDHPEKYVWEKGCLIRCHLPIKLPFCVPVNNPLDAEKMFLCATEAAVAQLKDPQAVYMVERLSNESLEVTAPAIICGTGLDFKTDLSDIKLVDKEASRDSDAKVLTCGDFCLNSKSSPTVFSAENADVILVTVLLNRSQKSPLSVAPIAEYFPALGDARFLVVHFELDVLCYADKDLSLIYAVSKLIIPGLVDQLHSMKKAILPNLLAEHPQLHSYHFNPPGLLHPITVVYELNYGETELKQVEVRRSLHLRLGLPFDRPLLRVANALDFSTAKDSSGGNSRRKGLSLLKDVHLGIPSSGVSGGIVALVQGSYDYHHYLQDGFDDSGWGCAYRSLQTIISWFRLQHYTSIEVPSHREIQQSLVEIGDKDPSFIGSRDWIGAIELSFVLDKLLGVTSKIINVRSGAELLEKCRELALHFETQGTPIMIGGGVLAYTLLGVHYNEVSGDCAFLILDPHYTGNDEHKKIINGGWCGWKKAVDSKGKSFFLHDKFYNLLLPQRPNMV